The Roseimicrobium gellanilyticum genome includes a region encoding these proteins:
- a CDS encoding GatB/YqeY domain-containing protein, with amino-acid sequence MSITAQLTEDIKTAMKAKDTVALNTVRSLKSALKYAAIEKHGADGELDDADSIVVIRREIKKRQDSVAQYETAQRPELAEVEKAEIAVLEKYLPAAMSQAELEKLVTDAIAESGATTKKDMGKVMKLLQERAAGRVDGKTLSTEVNKRLS; translated from the coding sequence ATGAGCATCACCGCGCAACTCACTGAGGACATCAAGACCGCCATGAAGGCCAAGGACACCGTGGCCCTCAACACCGTGCGCTCGCTCAAGTCCGCCCTGAAATATGCCGCCATTGAAAAGCACGGCGCAGACGGGGAACTCGACGATGCAGACTCCATTGTGGTCATCCGCCGGGAAATCAAAAAGCGCCAGGACTCTGTGGCCCAGTATGAGACCGCACAGCGTCCCGAGCTGGCCGAAGTGGAGAAGGCTGAAATCGCCGTGCTGGAGAAGTATCTGCCCGCCGCAATGAGCCAGGCCGAACTGGAAAAGCTGGTCACGGATGCCATTGCGGAATCCGGCGCCACCACCAAGAAGGACATGGGCAAGGTGATGAAGCTCCTGCAAGAACGGGCCGCCGGCCGCGTGGACGGCAAGACCCTGAGCACGGAGGTGAACAAGCGCTTGAGCTGA
- a CDS encoding aromatic ring-hydroxylating dioxygenase subunit alpha: protein MSLRDSWKIAAQSRELRDKPVARTIFETPLVLFRDASGAAQALVDRCAHRNMALSEGKVNAGCVECPYHGWRYDGDGRCQHVPSLGDNAKPPRVNVRSFPVVEQQGFIWVWMGDDPSMAPTHPPYEFAHLGDAGWTTFVMNTRFEASVEACLENFLDCPHTVYVHKGWFRSPDTRVLRAHVTRDATSASAQFEGEPISTSVVSKLLFPKGKEVVHTDRFILPNISRVDYAFTPERHFIITSQCTPISEHESQVYTVMTYAFGKIGWLVRLFFEPLSRIIIGQDVDVLKRMTRQLRRFGGAQFSHVETDLLGLHIQGMRRKMERGEPQDADASGRTIEIRF from the coding sequence GTGTCACTGCGAGATTCCTGGAAAATCGCCGCCCAGTCGCGTGAACTGCGCGACAAGCCAGTGGCGCGTACCATCTTTGAAACGCCACTGGTACTCTTTCGTGATGCCTCAGGCGCGGCACAAGCGCTGGTAGATCGCTGTGCGCATCGCAATATGGCCCTTTCCGAGGGCAAGGTAAACGCCGGCTGCGTGGAGTGCCCCTACCACGGCTGGCGTTATGATGGCGACGGCCGCTGCCAGCATGTGCCCTCGCTGGGCGACAATGCCAAACCTCCGCGCGTCAATGTCCGCTCCTTCCCCGTGGTGGAGCAGCAGGGCTTCATCTGGGTATGGATGGGCGATGATCCCTCTATGGCTCCCACGCACCCTCCGTATGAGTTTGCGCATCTGGGCGATGCAGGCTGGACCACATTCGTGATGAACACCCGCTTCGAAGCCAGTGTAGAAGCCTGTTTGGAAAACTTCCTGGACTGCCCGCACACGGTGTATGTGCACAAGGGCTGGTTCCGCAGTCCCGACACCCGGGTGCTGCGTGCCCATGTCACCAGGGATGCCACCAGCGCCTCCGCGCAATTCGAAGGCGAACCCATCTCGACGAGTGTGGTGTCCAAGCTTCTGTTTCCGAAAGGAAAGGAAGTGGTGCACACCGACCGCTTCATCCTGCCAAATATCAGCCGGGTGGACTATGCCTTCACTCCGGAGCGGCATTTCATCATCACCTCCCAATGCACACCCATCAGTGAGCACGAGTCGCAGGTGTACACCGTGATGACCTATGCCTTCGGCAAGATTGGCTGGCTGGTGCGCCTGTTCTTTGAGCCGCTCTCACGCATCATCATAGGGCAGGACGTGGACGTATTGAAGCGCATGACACGGCAGCTCCGGCGCTTTGGTGGAGCGCAATTCTCCCATGTGGAGACGGATCTCCTCGGCCTGCACATCCAGGGCATGAGGAGAAAAATGGAACGCGGTGAACCCCAAGACGCAGATGCCTCCGGACGAACCATCGAGATCCGCTTTTGA
- a CDS encoding 2'-5' RNA ligase family protein, giving the protein MPYAVEMYFDEPGTARIREMWDRLSSIGFSSMNDCGARPHVSLAVCEQLELSTAPAIVDDFSGGVPPFELSFSSYGLFPGAECVLFLAPKVTSLMLEKHARFHEVISTATDGMWAHYTPGQWVPHCTLARAFSI; this is encoded by the coding sequence ATGCCTTATGCCGTAGAGATGTACTTCGATGAGCCGGGCACTGCCCGCATCCGCGAGATGTGGGACCGACTTTCCAGCATCGGCTTTTCCAGCATGAACGATTGCGGGGCTCGACCGCATGTGTCGCTGGCTGTGTGTGAGCAGCTCGAACTCAGCACCGCCCCAGCCATCGTGGATGACTTTTCTGGGGGCGTCCCACCCTTTGAGCTCAGCTTTTCGTCATATGGGTTGTTCCCAGGTGCGGAATGTGTGCTGTTTCTCGCGCCCAAGGTCACCTCACTGATGCTGGAAAAGCATGCACGCTTTCATGAGGTTATCTCCACTGCCACAGATGGCATGTGGGCGCACTATACCCCTGGGCAGTGGGTGCCTCACTGCACACTGGCTAGAGCATTTTCTATTTAA
- the hisF gene encoding imidazole glycerol phosphate synthase subunit HisF, with translation MLTKRIIPCLDVHDGRVVKGTKFLDLRDAGDPVECAVAYNNQGADELVFLDITATSDERRTMVDVVERTAERCFMPVTVGGGIRTVADMRKMLLAGADKVSVNTAAIFNPEVVDEAASAFGCQCIVVAIDAKRNERGSWTVYTHGGRKPAIRDGKELDAIEWAAEVCKRGAGEILLTSMDADGTKAGYDLGLNRTVSEAVTIPVIASGGAGNLDHMVDVLRDGKADAVLAASIFHFGEYTVGDVKRHLQKHDIPVRL, from the coding sequence ATGCTCACCAAACGCATCATCCCCTGCCTTGACGTTCATGACGGCCGTGTCGTGAAAGGCACCAAGTTCCTGGACCTGCGCGACGCCGGAGATCCGGTGGAATGTGCCGTGGCCTACAACAACCAGGGCGCGGATGAACTGGTCTTCCTGGACATCACGGCCACCAGCGATGAGCGCCGCACCATGGTGGATGTGGTGGAGCGCACGGCAGAGCGCTGCTTCATGCCGGTGACGGTCGGCGGTGGCATTCGTACCGTCGCGGACATGCGGAAGATGCTCCTGGCCGGTGCAGACAAGGTCAGCGTCAATACCGCAGCCATCTTCAATCCCGAAGTGGTGGATGAAGCCGCGAGCGCCTTCGGTTGCCAATGCATCGTGGTCGCCATCGATGCCAAGCGCAACGAGCGTGGCTCCTGGACGGTGTACACCCACGGTGGTCGCAAGCCTGCGATTCGTGATGGCAAGGAACTCGACGCCATCGAATGGGCTGCGGAAGTCTGTAAGCGCGGCGCGGGTGAGATTCTACTCACCAGCATGGATGCGGATGGCACCAAGGCGGGCTACGACCTCGGCCTCAATCGCACGGTAAGCGAAGCCGTGACCATTCCGGTCATCGCCAGCGGTGGTGCGGGAAACCTGGACCACATGGTAGACGTGTTGCGCGATGGCAAGGCGGACGCAGTGCTGGCCGCCAGCATCTTCCACTTCGGTGAATACACCGTGGGCGATGTGAAGCGCCACTTGCAGAAGCATGACATTCCTGTGCGGTTGTAG
- a CDS encoding DUF1328 domain-containing protein, which translates to MLSYTITFLIVALIAAALGFTGIAGTAAGIAKICFFLFLILFLVSLFTGRRAA; encoded by the coding sequence ATGCTCTCCTACACCATCACATTCCTCATCGTCGCATTGATTGCCGCGGCTCTTGGCTTCACCGGCATCGCAGGGACTGCCGCGGGCATTGCGAAGATTTGCTTCTTCCTCTTCCTGATCCTGTTCCTCGTTTCGCTGTTCACAGGCCGGAGGGCAGCCTGA
- a CDS encoding DUF1501 domain-containing protein codes for MNLGALGFMSLLKDDGVLAAVNPEKPLLERAVYDNLPKAPHHAPRAKAMISLFMGGGPSHIDMFDPKPLLKKYDGKLFPGGEIKFDNAGGASREVMASPFEFKKHGECGMELSELVPHTAAIADDICMVRSMNLKGIRNHVAGMRAMDTGSGLNGRPALGSWLTYGLGSENQNLPAFVALVVGKNPPGSPFWASGLLPSMFQGTHVREQEPRIMNLDPPAYLKGAPQDLQLNLLESLNRRHLEQFPGEHDLQARMASYELAARMQIAAREVFDLKKETAATRALYGLDNDRTRRLGEACVIARRLVERGVRFVQIWDYSWDMHENIFEALQRKCAAADQPSAALVTDLKSRGMLDSTLVYWGGEMGRLPVIQGRGKGKPGRDHNTDGFSIWMAGGGVKRGHVHGSTDDFGLFAQTDVVYHHDYLTTVLHLMGLNAEKLAYKRGSRNETILAGQPGNVVRGMLA; via the coding sequence ATGAACCTCGGCGCGCTGGGGTTCATGAGCTTGCTGAAGGATGACGGTGTGCTCGCGGCGGTGAATCCTGAGAAGCCCCTGCTGGAGCGCGCGGTGTATGACAATCTGCCCAAGGCTCCTCATCACGCCCCCAGGGCGAAGGCGATGATCTCGCTTTTCATGGGAGGCGGTCCGAGCCACATCGACATGTTCGACCCGAAGCCGCTGCTGAAGAAGTATGACGGCAAACTCTTCCCCGGAGGGGAGATCAAATTTGACAACGCCGGCGGCGCTTCACGTGAGGTGATGGCGAGTCCCTTTGAATTCAAGAAGCACGGTGAGTGCGGAATGGAGCTGAGCGAGCTTGTGCCGCACACGGCGGCCATTGCGGATGACATTTGCATGGTGCGCTCGATGAATCTCAAGGGCATCCGCAACCATGTGGCTGGCATGCGTGCCATGGATACCGGCAGCGGCCTCAACGGTCGCCCTGCACTGGGCAGCTGGCTCACCTATGGTCTCGGCAGTGAGAATCAGAACCTGCCGGCCTTCGTGGCTCTGGTGGTGGGGAAGAATCCTCCGGGCTCACCTTTCTGGGCGAGCGGGCTGCTGCCATCAATGTTCCAGGGAACACACGTACGCGAGCAGGAGCCGCGCATCATGAACCTGGATCCGCCCGCGTACCTGAAGGGCGCACCGCAGGATCTGCAGCTCAACCTTTTGGAATCGCTGAACCGCCGGCATCTTGAACAATTCCCCGGTGAGCATGACCTGCAGGCTCGCATGGCGAGCTACGAACTGGCCGCCCGCATGCAGATCGCCGCGCGCGAGGTGTTTGACTTGAAGAAGGAAACCGCGGCCACGCGTGCGCTGTACGGTCTGGACAATGATCGCACGCGCCGCCTCGGCGAAGCATGCGTCATTGCGCGACGGCTGGTGGAGCGAGGTGTGAGATTTGTGCAGATCTGGGACTACTCCTGGGACATGCATGAGAACATCTTCGAAGCATTGCAGAGGAAGTGTGCCGCGGCGGACCAGCCCAGCGCGGCCCTCGTTACCGATCTGAAGTCACGCGGCATGCTGGACAGCACCCTGGTGTATTGGGGTGGGGAAATGGGACGCCTGCCAGTGATTCAAGGGCGCGGCAAGGGCAAGCCTGGTCGCGATCATAACACGGATGGCTTCAGCATCTGGATGGCTGGTGGCGGTGTGAAGCGTGGCCACGTGCATGGTAGCACGGATGACTTTGGCCTCTTTGCGCAGACGGATGTGGTGTATCATCATGACTATCTCACCACCGTGTTGCATTTGATGGGACTCAATGCGGAGAAACTGGCCTACAAGCGCGGCTCACGGAATGAGACCATCCTGGCCGGTCAACCGGGCAATGTGGTGCGCGGGATGCTGGCCTGA
- a CDS encoding right-handed parallel beta-helix repeat-containing protein: MHKPSSLLPIALLAIVLAAGSLAASDTGPAKTPIPANPRVNVKDFGAKGDCRRVTDGTVTRGSKVFLSATANFTKEDIGQPIYVLEASSQTVKDLGEVFGSPLTSKIVSIVDSSTVILADEAKQNVSNAKTCFGTDDSQAIQKAIDSLTETGGTVYFPPGLYRVTYQGGPGLNVAASNIRLCGSGTASAIFNSSVLFKAKMKDGKIITEQGGVPALYVGNPKKEVKNVEVDHLWLGDNGQNYDYREWGAHGWGVLGCTGKIDDVHFHDLTIETAFLCGVNMDSVTDGFSIHHVTVLSSGEHGMYIAGTGSNGDVRDNRILGTTRAMRQGIAVKKKRHLRITHNEIANVDFQGICIVGDIEDHKSHDVVISENWLHDLSTWHTEGIVVSNAEDVVIQSNVIEDTSWIGISLRTTNTSVSKVTIKDNRITRAGQMNPCFAIAVQYLPPAAAKPEDPWPGGIRDLVVEDNHISDCPSGISFSNVGGRNIIRGNRVEREHDIASGVSYKVGALPGATVEMNGNTSTNYKQSAISPAVTSRDNSLK, translated from the coding sequence ATGCACAAACCTTCCTCACTCCTTCCCATTGCCCTGCTTGCCATTGTCTTGGCAGCAGGCAGCCTCGCCGCTTCGGATACTGGACCCGCGAAGACTCCGATTCCCGCCAACCCACGGGTTAATGTGAAGGACTTCGGCGCGAAGGGAGATTGCCGCCGCGTGACGGACGGCACCGTGACTCGAGGGTCGAAGGTCTTCCTCTCCGCGACTGCCAACTTCACCAAGGAGGACATCGGCCAGCCCATCTACGTACTGGAAGCATCCTCGCAGACCGTCAAAGATCTGGGTGAAGTCTTCGGATCGCCGCTGACCAGCAAGATTGTCTCTATAGTTGATTCCAGTACAGTCATCCTCGCGGACGAAGCGAAGCAGAATGTTTCCAACGCCAAGACATGCTTCGGCACGGACGATTCCCAGGCGATTCAGAAGGCCATCGATTCACTCACGGAAACCGGAGGCACAGTGTATTTCCCGCCCGGCCTCTATCGGGTCACTTATCAAGGCGGGCCGGGCCTCAATGTGGCGGCGTCAAACATCCGCCTATGCGGCTCTGGAACCGCCAGCGCCATCTTCAACTCCTCCGTGCTGTTCAAGGCGAAGATGAAAGACGGTAAAATCATCACGGAACAGGGTGGTGTGCCCGCACTTTACGTGGGAAACCCCAAAAAGGAGGTGAAGAACGTGGAGGTGGATCACCTGTGGCTGGGCGACAACGGTCAAAACTATGACTACCGCGAGTGGGGCGCTCATGGCTGGGGAGTGCTGGGATGCACCGGGAAGATTGATGATGTCCACTTCCATGACCTCACCATCGAGACTGCCTTCCTCTGTGGTGTGAACATGGACTCCGTGACCGATGGATTCTCCATCCACCACGTGACTGTGCTCAGTTCGGGCGAGCATGGCATGTACATTGCCGGCACTGGCTCCAACGGCGACGTGCGTGACAATCGCATCCTCGGCACGACACGTGCCATGCGGCAGGGCATCGCGGTGAAAAAGAAGCGCCACCTGCGCATAACCCACAACGAGATCGCCAATGTCGATTTCCAAGGCATCTGCATCGTCGGTGACATCGAGGATCACAAGTCACACGATGTGGTGATCTCGGAGAACTGGCTCCATGATCTCTCCACGTGGCACACCGAGGGCATTGTTGTTTCGAACGCTGAGGACGTAGTGATTCAATCCAACGTGATCGAAGACACAAGTTGGATAGGCATCAGCCTGCGCACCACGAACACCTCAGTCTCCAAAGTCACCATCAAAGACAACCGCATCACACGTGCCGGACAGATGAATCCCTGCTTTGCCATCGCCGTGCAATACCTGCCCCCGGCTGCTGCCAAACCCGAAGATCCGTGGCCGGGTGGAATCCGCGACCTCGTGGTGGAGGACAACCACATCTCCGATTGCCCCAGTGGCATTTCCTTCTCCAATGTCGGTGGAAGGAACATTATACGAGGCAACCGCGTCGAACGCGAGCACGACATCGCCTCCGGCGTCTCTTACAAAGTTGGGGCCCTTCCTGGCGCTACCGTCGAGATGAACGGGAACACAAGCACGAACTACAAGCAATCCGCCATCTCTCCGGCGGTGACGAGTCGTGACAATTCGCTGAAATAA
- a CDS encoding ExbD/TolR family protein, translated as MKSSAISSEPVNVGFQIAPMIDVVFVIMLFFMVMANSVKMERHLSFGLPAPGPIVGERPALPPTELDVVIAEDGMVMMNEEQYDAVGQKAMPLFTAALQRISADAVARGDKVLVTIRAEEQASYERIIDVMNAMSKAKLANVTFAVGEE; from the coding sequence ATGAAGTCCTCTGCCATCTCCTCCGAGCCGGTCAATGTGGGTTTTCAAATCGCTCCGATGATCGATGTGGTGTTTGTCATCATGCTGTTCTTCATGGTGATGGCGAACTCCGTGAAGATGGAGCGGCATCTCTCCTTCGGTCTTCCGGCCCCTGGCCCTATCGTGGGTGAGCGTCCCGCGCTGCCGCCCACCGAGCTGGACGTCGTGATTGCGGAGGACGGTATGGTGATGATGAACGAGGAGCAATACGACGCCGTCGGACAGAAGGCGATGCCTCTGTTCACTGCCGCCCTCCAGCGCATCTCTGCGGACGCGGTAGCGCGCGGGGACAAGGTGCTCGTGACCATTCGCGCTGAGGAACAGGCTTCCTATGAGCGCATCATCGATGTGATGAATGCGATGTCCAAAGCGAAGCTCGCGAACGTGACGTTTGCGGTGGGCGAGGAGTGA
- a CDS encoding helix-turn-helix domain-containing protein: MNILIIDDDARSHHAASQAAQAAGHRATIVAGSHEALSTALHEPYDLALWHVPANNDVPESTRNVLKEVAHTRPDLRVVPFATCEDDTPVDEFMGNLISMSEDLGQPEHNGHDSPGMNGEQVVPGARISIKSLEQEHIRRIVESTQSLAEAAEVLGIDAATLYRKRKRYRIAQ; this comes from the coding sequence ATGAACATTCTCATCATCGATGATGATGCCAGAAGTCACCATGCGGCTTCGCAAGCGGCGCAGGCGGCCGGACACCGCGCCACCATTGTGGCAGGCAGTCATGAAGCCCTGTCCACCGCGTTGCACGAGCCGTATGACCTGGCCCTCTGGCATGTACCCGCCAACAATGACGTCCCTGAATCCACCCGCAATGTCCTGAAGGAGGTGGCGCACACGCGCCCCGACCTGAGGGTTGTGCCATTTGCAACCTGCGAAGACGATACGCCGGTCGATGAATTCATGGGCAACCTCATCTCCATGAGTGAAGATCTGGGGCAACCCGAACACAACGGCCATGATTCCCCCGGGATGAATGGCGAACAGGTGGTGCCGGGTGCCCGCATCAGCATCAAGTCCCTGGAGCAGGAGCACATCCGCCGCATCGTGGAGAGCACTCAATCCCTGGCGGAGGCCGCGGAGGTGCTCGGCATCGACGCCGCGACCTTGTACCGCAAGCGCAAGCGCTATCGCATTGCCCAGTAG
- a CDS encoding DUF5069 domain-containing protein, whose translation MLDKCRAEIKGTQGPYHYACPIDQRFLQFTGVDAEALKAEVSKGLGDGELLAWIQKNGKTPRSDWEIHHWSAHQEATAPGAFESREFVNEQIKSAGLDKRSDLATWFDWLDADDFVSYGGKA comes from the coding sequence ATGCTCGACAAATGTCGTGCTGAGATCAAAGGCACCCAAGGTCCCTATCACTATGCCTGTCCCATCGACCAGCGCTTCCTCCAGTTCACCGGCGTTGATGCCGAGGCGTTGAAAGCTGAAGTCTCCAAGGGCCTGGGCGATGGTGAACTCCTGGCGTGGATTCAGAAGAATGGAAAAACTCCACGCTCCGATTGGGAGATCCATCACTGGAGCGCGCATCAAGAAGCCACCGCTCCTGGAGCCTTCGAATCGCGCGAGTTTGTGAACGAGCAAATCAAGTCCGCGGGGCTCGACAAGCGCAGCGATCTGGCAACCTGGTTTGACTGGCTGGATGCAGATGACTTCGTGAGCTACGGCGGCAAGGCATAA
- a CDS encoding GH3 auxin-responsive promoter family protein, whose protein sequence is MLAHLAWKSLCRPAHRRLVEAMAHPRKAQQKVLTGLLHKNAASHFGKGHALHPQMSAREFQQAVPTFTYEDLRPLIERAADGEPNVLTTESVLMFETSSGSTSAAKLIPYTRSLRAEFQAAIRAWMYDLYATHPAMGRGRHYWSITPLHREKRKTNGGIPIGFDDDAEYLGRLEQWLSARLFAVPASVGKMPDMDSCLAATRDYLRKARDLRFISVWSPSFLDLLLDGFDESPTQLWPDLAVVSCWGDAASRAGFAALQKRLPGVKLQAKGLLATEGVMTIPIESAGGCVPCLNSHFYEFLPANSADDATEALLCDELEEGSEYSMVMTTGGGFWRYRIGDRVRCVRLVGETPVLEFMGKEDGVSDLKGEKLNPYFVGRSLDALRLHHDLRSAFLMVAPSDDGSSYILIAGASPPSCEHLASELDALLQENPHYRYCRTLGQLEPIRVVPVPSDAAARYLQRCVALGQRAGDVKPASLRREGGWEAWMTS, encoded by the coding sequence ATGCTCGCACATCTCGCCTGGAAGAGCCTCTGCCGGCCTGCGCATCGGCGGTTGGTTGAAGCGATGGCTCATCCTCGGAAGGCCCAGCAAAAGGTGCTCACGGGTTTACTTCACAAGAATGCCGCATCCCATTTTGGCAAAGGTCATGCCCTGCATCCGCAGATGAGCGCACGGGAGTTCCAGCAGGCCGTGCCCACCTTCACCTATGAGGATCTCCGCCCTCTCATCGAGCGCGCGGCAGACGGTGAGCCCAATGTTCTCACGACCGAATCGGTGCTGATGTTTGAAACCAGCAGTGGATCCACGAGCGCTGCGAAGCTCATCCCGTACACACGCTCGCTGCGCGCAGAGTTCCAGGCGGCCATTCGTGCATGGATGTATGACCTGTATGCCACCCACCCCGCCATGGGTCGCGGGCGGCACTACTGGAGCATCACACCGCTGCACCGCGAGAAGCGGAAGACGAACGGTGGCATCCCCATTGGATTCGATGATGATGCGGAATACCTTGGCCGCCTCGAGCAGTGGCTCTCGGCCAGGCTCTTTGCCGTACCGGCTTCCGTTGGGAAGATGCCTGACATGGACTCCTGCCTCGCGGCGACGCGTGATTATCTCCGGAAGGCACGCGATCTCCGATTCATCTCGGTGTGGAGTCCGAGCTTTCTCGATTTGTTGCTGGATGGCTTTGATGAATCTCCCACACAACTCTGGCCGGATCTCGCCGTGGTGAGTTGCTGGGGTGACGCGGCGTCACGTGCGGGATTTGCAGCTCTGCAGAAGAGACTGCCCGGAGTGAAACTTCAGGCGAAGGGCCTGCTGGCCACCGAGGGTGTGATGACGATCCCCATCGAGTCTGCCGGCGGTTGTGTGCCGTGCCTGAACTCGCACTTCTATGAATTCCTCCCGGCAAACTCCGCGGACGACGCGACTGAAGCCCTGTTGTGCGACGAACTTGAGGAAGGCAGCGAATACTCCATGGTGATGACCACTGGGGGCGGCTTCTGGCGGTATCGCATCGGCGACCGCGTTCGCTGTGTCCGCCTGGTGGGGGAAACCCCCGTACTGGAATTCATGGGCAAAGAAGATGGAGTGAGCGATCTCAAGGGCGAAAAGCTCAACCCTTACTTCGTCGGACGCTCTTTGGATGCACTGCGCCTGCACCATGACCTACGCTCCGCCTTCCTCATGGTGGCACCATCCGATGATGGATCATCCTATATCCTGATAGCCGGAGCCTCGCCCCCCTCCTGTGAGCATCTCGCATCTGAACTCGACGCTCTCCTCCAGGAGAATCCCCACTATCGCTATTGTCGCACGCTGGGACAGTTGGAACCCATACGTGTCGTACCCGTGCCCTCTGATGCAGCGGCACGCTACCTGCAACGCTGCGTGGCACTCGGCCAGCGTGCAGGAGATGTGAAGCCCGCCTCACTCCGACGTGAAGGCGGATGGGAGGCATGGATGACCAGCTGA